In a genomic window of Candidatus Competibacteraceae bacterium:
- a CDS encoding AraC family transcriptional regulator: protein MPEVSVTPVAFIQAITAAYRRYGKDPNPALRRSRITPEFLLDPANRVTGWQMQTLFGIAIKELDDEALGWFARRLPWGSYGMLCRASLSSPTLEIALKRWCRHHRLLADDITLHFSVDPQAASVAIEANRNLGEVAEFCFATLFRYILGYACWLINSRIPLLETCFPFNAPEHLSVYQTLFPGPLHFRAPLARLSFDPQYAALSVRRDDRALNKMLQQALPLTMFPYRRDRLLVQRVRELLKAQPEGGHTGESIARELHVSSRTLHRQLQEEGASLQALKDEVRRERAVELLHRTSKPIKQIARAVGFLSEKSFSRAFKQWTGATPESFRDNGRHFGG from the coding sequence ATGCCTGAGGTCTCCGTAACCCCTGTCGCTTTTATCCAAGCGATTACCGCCGCTTATCGACGTTATGGCAAAGACCCCAATCCTGCTTTGCGGCGGTCGCGAATTACGCCAGAATTTTTATTAGACCCCGCCAATCGGGTGACCGGCTGGCAAATGCAAACCCTGTTTGGCATCGCCATCAAGGAACTGGACGACGAGGCGCTGGGCTGGTTTGCGCGCCGCTTGCCTTGGGGGAGTTATGGAATGTTGTGTCGGGCCTCGCTCAGCTCGCCCACTCTGGAAATCGCCTTGAAGCGGTGGTGCCGGCATCATCGGCTGTTGGCGGACGATATCACGCTGCATTTTTCCGTCGATCCGCAAGCTGCGTCGGTCGCCATCGAAGCCAACCGAAACTTGGGCGAGGTGGCGGAATTCTGTTTCGCGACACTGTTTCGCTATATCTTGGGTTATGCGTGCTGGTTGATCAATTCGCGTATTCCATTGCTGGAAACCTGCTTTCCCTTCAATGCCCCAGAGCATCTCAGCGTTTATCAGACGCTTTTCCCTGGCCCGCTGCACTTTCGCGCGCCGCTGGCCAGACTTAGTTTTGATCCGCAATATGCGGCGCTCTCGGTCCGACGCGACGACCGCGCTTTGAACAAGATGCTCCAGCAAGCCTTGCCGTTGACGATGTTTCCTTACCGACGGGATCGCTTGCTGGTGCAGCGAGTGCGGGAGCTGTTGAAAGCGCAACCGGAGGGTGGACATACCGGGGAATCGATCGCCAGGGAATTGCATGTTTCGTCCCGAACGCTGCACCGACAGTTGCAGGAGGAGGGGGCCTCGTTGCAGGCGTTGAAGGATGAGGTGCGGCGGGAGCGAGCGGTCGAATTGCTCCATCGCACGTCCAAGCCGATCAAGCAAATCGCGCGGGCGGTGGGCTTTCTCAGTGAAAAGAGTTTTTCACGCGCGTTCAAGCAGTGGACGGGAGCCACGCCGGAATCCTTTCGAGACAACGGCCGGCATTTCGGCGGGTGA
- a CDS encoding DUF5615 family PIN-like protein, with the protein MRILLDENIPFDFAKLISEPEVTTLHVHSLGWSGLKNGELLRRAATVCDVFVTLDRNLEFQQNIKVLSFGVVVVFARSNRLVDLIPYINGILEAVHRVRLGQVEKVGV; encoded by the coding sequence ATGCGTATTCTGCTTGATGAAAATATTCCGTTTGACTTCGCCAAACTGATCTCTGAGCCTGAAGTGACAACGCTCCATGTCCATAGCCTTGGTTGGTCGGGACTTAAAAACGGTGAATTGCTTCGTCGTGCGGCCACTGTATGCGACGTGTTTGTCACCCTTGATCGAAACTTAGAATTTCAGCAGAATATCAAAGTATTATCTTTTGGCGTCGTAGTCGTGTTTGCGCGATCCAATCGCCTTGTTGATCTCATTCCATACATCAATGGCATATTGGAAGCAGTGCATCGTGTCAGGCTGGGCCAAGTTGAGAAAGTTGGCGTCTAA
- the lptG gene encoding LPS export ABC transporter permease LptG, with product MRILDRYIFRTVASTTLVALLVLLLLEMFLSLLVELEEVGKGAYDFAAVLRFLLLIQPQRLYELFPMALLVGALLGMGALAGGSELIVMRAAGLSLSQLTRSVLQTGLVLSLAVLLVGEFVAPPLEQSASEQRAAAKSEGMAIRGGRGFWVRDGDYFVHVRAVLPGIRLSDIHIFKIGPESQLETVTAAQGARYQEGRWVLEGIDRSTLNGDTVHTEQLNSLVITSAVSPKILDVLAADPGNLSVRDLWVYVDYLERNGLDAQSYRLALWRKLLAPLVYLAMLVVAMPFVFGPQRSVGIGQRLLVGLLLGLAFFLANYLLGNVVLLYGYPPLLGAILPALLFLGVGFFALHRLR from the coding sequence ATGAGGATTCTCGATCGTTACATCTTCCGCACGGTCGCCAGCACGACCCTGGTGGCCTTGCTGGTGTTGCTGCTGCTGGAAATGTTCCTTAGCCTGTTGGTGGAACTGGAGGAGGTGGGCAAAGGTGCCTACGATTTCGCGGCGGTGCTGCGGTTCCTGCTGCTGATTCAGCCTCAGCGCTTGTACGAGCTATTTCCGATGGCGCTGTTGGTCGGCGCCTTGCTGGGCATGGGCGCGCTGGCCGGCGGTAGCGAATTGATCGTCATGCGCGCCGCCGGCTTGTCCTTGAGCCAATTGACCCGCTCCGTCTTGCAAACCGGGCTGGTGCTGAGTCTGGCGGTGTTGCTGGTCGGCGAGTTCGTCGCGCCGCCTCTGGAGCAGAGCGCCAGCGAACAGCGCGCCGCCGCCAAGAGCGAGGGCATGGCGATTCGGGGCGGGCGCGGTTTCTGGGTGCGCGATGGCGACTACTTCGTTCACGTCCGGGCGGTGCTGCCCGGCATCCGGCTGTCGGATATCCATATTTTCAAGATCGGTCCCGAGTCCCAGCTGGAAACCGTCACCGCCGCCCAAGGAGCGCGCTATCAGGAAGGCCGCTGGGTGTTGGAAGGCATCGACCGCAGCACTCTGAACGGTGATACGGTGCACACCGAGCAGTTGAACAGCTTGGTCATCACGTCTGCCGTCAGTCCGAAAATTCTGGATGTGCTGGCGGCCGACCCCGGCAATCTATCGGTTCGCGATTTGTGGGTGTACGTCGATTATCTGGAACGCAATGGGTTGGATGCCCAAAGCTACCGGTTGGCCTTGTGGCGCAAACTGCTGGCGCCGCTGGTTTATTTGGCGATGCTGGTGGTCGCCATGCCGTTCGTGTTCGGCCCGCAGCGCTCGGTTGGAATCGGTCAGAGGCTGCTGGTGGGGTTGCTGCTCGGACTGGCGTTCTTTTTGGCCAACTATCTGTTGGGCAATGTGGTGCTGTTGTACGGTTACCCGCCGCTGCTGGGCGCGATCTTGCCGGCGCTGCTGTTCTTGGGCGTGGGATTTTTCGCGCTGCATCGCTTGCGCTGA
- a CDS encoding leucyl aminopeptidase, with protein MDFSVKSGNPEKQRTACLVLGVYESRRLTPAAEQFDSACGAYLGNLLRRGDLEGKPGQSLLLFNIPEVSSERVLLIGCGREREIDDRRFRKIAAHAAAALNDTSASDAAIYLTELPVKGRDLNWKIRQFIEAFEAARYHFDQLKSKKDAPRRLLRKIILSVPGRRELSGGEQAVREGLAISAGTALAKDLGNLPPNICTPSYLAEQAQALAREFPPLRVKVLEEDEMEHLGMGALLSVTHGSAQPAKLIRLEYRQGPAKEKPYVLVGKGVTFDTGGISLKPGEGMDEMKFDMCGAASVLGTLRACAQLQLPLNVIGLMPTVENMPGGRASRPGDIVTSLSGQTVEILNTDAEGRLILCDALSYAERDEPAAVIDIATLTGACIIALGRHPHGLFSNHPPLANALQAAGHAAYDRVWELPLWEDYQEGLDSNFADMANVASSRDGGAIMAACFLSRFTKKYHWAHLDIAGTAWKTGKAKGATGRPVPLLTQYLLDRVAETKGK; from the coding sequence ATGGATTTTTCGGTCAAGAGCGGCAATCCAGAAAAACAGCGCACCGCCTGCCTGGTGCTGGGCGTTTACGAATCCCGGCGGCTGACCCCGGCCGCCGAACAGTTCGATAGCGCCTGCGGCGCCTATCTCGGCAACCTGCTGCGCCGGGGTGATCTGGAAGGCAAACCGGGCCAGTCGCTATTGCTGTTCAACATCCCCGAGGTTTCCAGCGAGCGGGTGCTGTTGATCGGCTGCGGCCGGGAGCGCGAGATCGACGACCGCCGTTTCCGCAAGATCGCCGCCCACGCCGCCGCCGCGTTGAACGACACCAGCGCCAGCGACGCGGCGATCTATCTGACCGAGCTGCCGGTCAAGGGACGCGATCTCAATTGGAAAATCCGCCAATTCATCGAAGCGTTCGAAGCGGCGCGCTACCATTTCGATCAGCTCAAAAGCAAAAAGGACGCCCCGCGCCGCTTGTTGCGCAAGATTATACTCAGCGTACCCGGTCGGCGGGAACTGTCGGGCGGCGAACAAGCCGTGCGCGAAGGGTTGGCGATCAGCGCGGGGACGGCGCTGGCCAAGGATTTAGGCAACTTGCCACCCAACATCTGCACGCCGAGCTATCTGGCCGAACAGGCCCAGGCGCTGGCCCGAGAGTTTCCGCCCTTGCGGGTCAAGGTGCTGGAAGAGGATGAGATGGAACACTTGGGCATGGGCGCCTTGCTGTCGGTGACCCACGGCAGCGCCCAGCCGGCCAAATTGATCCGGCTGGAATACCGCCAAGGACCGGCCAAGGAAAAACCCTACGTACTGGTCGGCAAGGGCGTGACCTTCGATACCGGCGGCATCTCGCTCAAGCCGGGCGAAGGCATGGACGAGATGAAATTCGACATGTGCGGCGCGGCCAGCGTGCTGGGGACGCTGCGGGCCTGCGCGCAATTGCAACTGCCGCTGAACGTGATCGGCCTGATGCCGACCGTGGAGAACATGCCGGGCGGTCGGGCCAGCCGGCCGGGCGATATCGTGACCAGCCTGTCCGGTCAGACCGTCGAAATCCTCAACACCGACGCCGAAGGTCGGCTGATCCTGTGCGACGCGCTCAGCTACGCCGAACGTGACGAACCGGCCGCCGTGATCGACATTGCCACCTTGACCGGGGCGTGCATCATCGCGTTGGGCCGACATCCGCACGGCTTATTCAGCAATCACCCGCCCTTGGCGAACGCGCTTCAGGCCGCCGGCCACGCCGCTTACGACCGCGTGTGGGAGCTACCGCTGTGGGAGGACTACCAGGAAGGGCTGGACAGCAATTTCGCCGATATGGCCAACGTCGCCAGCAGTCGGGACGGCGGCGCGATCATGGCGGCTTGTTTTCTATCGCGCTTCACCAAGAAATATCATTGGGCGCATCTGGACATCGCCGGCACCGCTTGGAAAACCGGCAAGGCCAAGGGCGCGACCGGCCGGCCGGTGCCGCTGTTGACGCAATATTTGCTGGATCGAGTGGCTGAAACCAAAGGAAAGTGA
- a CDS encoding ABC transporter substrate-binding protein: MEKSPDYLTDAIGVRHAPVAASARIVSLVPSITELLFVLKLGEQLVGRTHYCVHPPHRVAKLPSVGGTKKVRYARLQALQPTHVIVNIDENPRELAERLMADGFKVIVTHPLTPEDNVPLFRLIGGIFNRAAEAEALVGRCNQALAQVRQTVWPRRRVLYLIWRKPWMGISRETYISKMLALVGWETWPVESEARYPKLEITPTLLDSVDLVLFSSEPYRFLPEDLEIFARDYACPLEKLRLIDGEMTSWYGSRAIQGLRYLRQLADQKDDPN; this comes from the coding sequence ATGGAGAAATCACCGGACTATCTGACTGATGCTATCGGCGTGCGTCATGCGCCTGTCGCCGCATCTGCCCGAATTGTATCGCTGGTGCCGAGCATCACCGAGTTGCTGTTTGTGTTGAAGCTGGGCGAGCAGTTGGTGGGCCGCACCCATTATTGCGTTCATCCGCCGCATCGTGTGGCGAAATTGCCGAGCGTCGGCGGCACCAAGAAAGTTCGTTACGCCCGCTTGCAAGCGCTGCAACCGACGCATGTCATTGTGAACATCGACGAGAATCCGCGCGAGTTGGCGGAACGATTGATGGCCGATGGTTTTAAGGTCATCGTCACCCATCCGTTGACCCCGGAGGATAACGTGCCGCTGTTTCGGTTGATCGGGGGCATTTTCAACCGAGCGGCGGAGGCGGAGGCGTTGGTTGGGAGGTGCAATCAGGCGCTGGCGCAAGTGCGACAAACCGTTTGGCCCCGGAGGCGGGTGCTGTATTTGATCTGGCGCAAGCCGTGGATGGGGATCAGCCGCGAAACTTACATTTCCAAGATGTTGGCGTTGGTGGGTTGGGAAACCTGGCCGGTCGAATCCGAAGCGCGCTATCCGAAATTGGAAATCACGCCGACGCTGTTGGATTCAGTCGATCTAGTTCTGTTCAGCAGCGAACCGTATCGGTTTCTGCCGGAAGATTTAGAAATCTTCGCCCGCGATTATGCGTGTCCGCTGGAAAAATTGCGGCTGATCGACGGGGAAATGACTTCTTGGTATGGCAGTCGGGCGATTCAGGGGTTGCGGTATTTGAGGCAGTTGGCCGACCAAAAAGACGATCCGAATTAG
- a CDS encoding DUF433 domain-containing protein, whose translation MVTLDGITHRHPEILSGVSVFVGTRVPVRSLFDYLEGGDTLEEFLRQFPSVKREQAIAVLDAAYESITADAYSA comes from the coding sequence ATGGTTACACTTGATGGTATTACGCATCGCCATCCCGAAATACTGAGTGGAGTATCTGTATTTGTGGGAACTCGTGTTCCTGTTCGCTCCTTGTTTGACTATTTGGAAGGTGGCGATACGCTAGAAGAATTCTTGCGGCAATTCCCATCTGTTAAACGCGAGCAAGCTATCGCCGTTCTTGATGCCGCTTACGAGTCGATCACGGCTGATGCGTATTCTGCTTGA
- a CDS encoding DNA polymerase III subunit chi: MSRVDFYVLSDQKDNGRALLACRLIDKAYTLGHTIYLLAASDSHAAALDDLLWTFRQDSFIPHERYPLEGEGDSPVLIGTRLPADRAAQVLINFSDALPDGFERYERVVELVDQTPEVLAKSRERFRQYRERGLTPETHKL, translated from the coding sequence GTGTCGCGTGTCGATTTCTACGTGCTGTCCGACCAGAAAGACAATGGCCGGGCGCTGCTGGCCTGCCGCTTGATCGACAAGGCCTACACGCTCGGCCATACGATCTACTTGCTCGCCGCGTCCGACTCGCACGCCGCGGCGCTGGATGATTTATTGTGGACCTTCCGGCAGGACAGTTTCATCCCGCACGAACGTTATCCGTTAGAGGGTGAGGGCGATTCTCCGGTGCTGATCGGCACGCGGTTGCCGGCCGACCGAGCCGCGCAAGTGCTCATCAACTTTAGCGATGCCCTGCCCGACGGTTTCGAGCGCTACGAGCGCGTGGTGGAACTGGTGGACCAGACGCCTGAGGTACTGGCGAAATCCCGCGAGCGATTCCGGCAATATCGCGAGCGGGGCTTGACGCCGGAAACCCATAAGCTGTAA
- a CDS encoding RDD family protein, whose amino-acid sequence MNAEVARACSVTPLAPARLPRRLAAIVYDGLLLAGVLLVATALALGLAVLVVGGESAKQHSPLQGNPFFSSYLLFVCFFFFAGFWIHGGQTLGMRAWRLRVQRRDGRGIGWWQALLRFLSAGIWPVPVAAYLYRVLGVGVGPSLTVGVACLVLVLALRLPDRLSETELVVLPKQQR is encoded by the coding sequence ATGAACGCCGAGGTGGCACGGGCTTGTTCCGTTACTCCCCTAGCCCCGGCCCGGCTGCCGCGCCGGCTGGCGGCCATCGTCTATGACGGCCTGCTGCTGGCGGGCGTGTTGCTGGTCGCGACCGCGCTGGCCTTGGGGTTGGCGGTGCTGGTGGTCGGCGGCGAAAGCGCCAAGCAGCACAGCCCGCTCCAAGGCAATCCGTTTTTTTCGAGCTATTTACTGTTTGTGTGTTTTTTCTTCTTCGCCGGTTTTTGGATTCACGGCGGCCAAACTCTGGGAATGCGCGCTTGGCGGTTGCGGGTCCAACGGCGCGACGGTCGGGGCATCGGCTGGTGGCAGGCGTTGCTGCGCTTTCTAAGCGCCGGAATCTGGCCGGTTCCGGTCGCCGCTTATCTGTATCGGGTTCTCGGCGTCGGGGTCGGCCCCAGTCTAACCGTCGGCGTGGCTTGCCTGGTCCTGGTGCTGGCGCTGCGCCTGCCCGACCGGCTGTCGGAAACGGAACTGGTGGTGCTACCCAAGCAACAGCGCTAA
- the lptF gene encoding LPS export ABC transporter permease LptF, whose protein sequence is MRTLAGLPSIIDRYLIREIGLTLLATVLVLLAMVLSHRLAGYLSKAANGLLARDSIFLLIGLQATHFMVILIPLAFLLSIMLSLGRLYRDHEMTALAACGYGPLSIYRAVFLLAVPVAAVTAGLSLVLVPLTMELQFEALARARKEAEVSMFTPGTFREVLQGRHVVYIGALGEHELRNIFVQTREPDGDLSITTGESGHQEIDEDGIRHIVLDHGHRYRGTPGRGDYEMLRFERATVRVDTAPPRQEWKHRETLPTQQLLGSVEPDHVAEFQMRLNSPIQVLIIALWAPLVARAKPREGRYGRIVAAVLIYAINFNLIGVGESWLSHGRVGPALGLWWVHGLFVLLGVGLLLHYYARGRGLRLLRRPAIDRAGAA, encoded by the coding sequence ATGCGAACGCTAGCGGGCCTGCCGTCCATCATCGACCGCTATCTGATCCGCGAGATCGGCCTGACCCTGCTGGCGACCGTGCTGGTGTTGTTGGCGATGGTGCTCAGCCATCGCCTCGCCGGCTATCTCAGCAAGGCCGCCAACGGCCTGTTGGCTCGGGATTCCATCTTCCTGTTGATCGGTCTACAGGCCACCCATTTCATGGTCATCCTGATCCCGCTGGCGTTTCTGTTGAGCATCATGCTGAGCTTGGGGCGCTTGTACCGCGATCACGAGATGACCGCGCTGGCCGCTTGCGGTTACGGGCCTTTATCGATCTATCGGGCTGTGTTTCTACTGGCGGTTCCGGTGGCGGCGGTCACGGCCGGTCTGTCACTGGTTCTGGTGCCGCTCACCATGGAGTTGCAGTTCGAGGCGCTGGCCAGGGCCCGCAAGGAAGCCGAGGTATCGATGTTCACGCCGGGGACCTTCCGAGAAGTGCTGCAAGGTCGCCATGTAGTCTACATCGGTGCTTTGGGGGAGCACGAGCTCCGCAATATTTTCGTTCAGACCCGCGAGCCGGACGGCGATCTCAGTATCACCACCGGCGAGAGCGGCCATCAGGAAATTGATGAGGACGGCATTCGCCACATCGTGCTCGATCACGGTCACCGCTATCGAGGTACGCCCGGTCGGGGCGATTACGAGATGTTGCGTTTCGAGCGCGCCACGGTGCGGGTGGATACCGCGCCGCCGCGCCAGGAATGGAAGCATCGGGAGACGCTGCCGACCCAGCAATTGCTGGGCTCGGTCGAACCCGATCATGTGGCGGAATTCCAGATGCGCCTTAACAGCCCGATCCAGGTGCTGATCATTGCCCTGTGGGCGCCGTTGGTGGCCCGCGCCAAACCGCGCGAGGGCCGTTACGGTCGAATCGTCGCGGCGGTGCTGATTTATGCGATCAATTTCAATTTGATCGGGGTCGGCGAGTCCTGGCTGAGCCACGGGCGCGTCGGCCCCGCCTTGGGTCTGTGGTGGGTGCACGGTCTGTTCGTGCTGTTAGGCGTCGGTTTGCTGTTGCATTACTACGCGCGCGGCCGCGGCTTGCGGCTGCTCCGCCGCCCCGCAATCGACCGGGCGGGCGCGGCATGA
- a CDS encoding DUF853 family protein, translating to MNDIYVGKGERDVYLLGKYANRHGLIAGATGTGKSVSLMVLAEGFSRLGVPVFLADVKGDLAGLSQPGQPNEKLQARLQQLDIRDWAGQANPVVFWDVYGQNGHPVRTTMSEMGAPLLARVLELNDTQEGVLTVAFKVADDNGLLLLDLDDLRSMLGFVAENAKEISGKYGLVSTASIGAIQRALLQLEQEGGNQFFGEPALNLADFLYRDTSGRGVINVLAAERLIHKPRLYATFLLWMLSEFFENLPEVGDVDVPKLVFFFDEAHLLFADAPDSLRQRIEQVVRLIRSKGVGVYFISQLPDDVPEQVLGQLGNRIQHALRAFTPRDQKAVRTAAETFPPNKGLNVEQIITQLGVGEALVTTLQDGGVPLPVERTLIAPPRCRIGSISAQERANVRQLSPIGGKYDTPVNRESAHERLQQRAQAMAMAEPSRGKAQASQPQDEGIGGLVKDWLLGNGRRQGAIEAMAKSTMRTVGNQLGKQILRGILGSITRR from the coding sequence ATGAACGATATCTACGTGGGCAAAGGCGAGCGCGACGTTTACTTGCTAGGCAAGTACGCCAACCGTCACGGTTTGATCGCGGGCGCGACCGGAACCGGCAAATCGGTATCGTTGATGGTGTTGGCGGAGGGTTTCTCGCGGTTGGGCGTGCCGGTGTTCCTGGCCGATGTCAAGGGCGATCTGGCCGGGCTGAGCCAGCCGGGTCAGCCCAATGAAAAATTGCAAGCCCGCTTGCAGCAATTGGATATTCGGGATTGGGCGGGGCAAGCCAATCCGGTGGTGTTTTGGGATGTGTACGGCCAAAACGGCCATCCGGTGCGCACCACGATGTCCGAGATGGGCGCACCGTTGCTAGCGCGGGTGTTGGAACTGAACGACACCCAGGAAGGCGTGCTGACGGTCGCTTTCAAGGTGGCCGACGACAATGGTCTGTTGCTGCTCGATCTGGATGATCTGCGCTCGATGCTGGGCTTCGTGGCGGAGAACGCCAAGGAAATTTCGGGGAAATACGGTTTGGTCAGCACCGCCTCCATCGGCGCGATCCAACGGGCGCTGCTACAGTTGGAGCAAGAAGGGGGCAACCAGTTCTTTGGCGAACCGGCCCTCAATCTCGCGGATTTCCTGTACCGGGACACGAGCGGGCGCGGCGTCATCAACGTGCTGGCCGCCGAGCGGCTGATTCATAAGCCCCGGCTATACGCCACCTTTTTGCTGTGGATGCTGTCGGAGTTCTTCGAAAATCTACCGGAAGTAGGCGATGTCGATGTTCCCAAGCTGGTGTTTTTCTTCGATGAGGCGCATTTACTGTTCGCCGACGCGCCCGATTCCTTGCGCCAGCGCATCGAACAGGTCGTGCGCTTGATCCGCTCCAAAGGCGTGGGTGTCTATTTCATTTCGCAGTTGCCCGATGACGTGCCGGAGCAGGTGCTCGGACAGCTTGGCAACCGCATCCAACACGCCTTGCGCGCGTTTACCCCGCGCGATCAGAAAGCCGTTCGAACCGCCGCCGAGACTTTCCCGCCGAACAAGGGTTTGAACGTCGAGCAGATCATCACCCAACTCGGCGTCGGCGAGGCGTTGGTGACAACCTTGCAGGACGGCGGCGTGCCGCTGCCGGTGGAGCGCACCTTGATCGCGCCGCCGCGTTGCCGGATCGGTTCGATCAGCGCGCAGGAGCGGGCCAACGTGCGGCAACTGTCGCCGATTGGCGGTAAGTACGATACGCCGGTCAACCGCGAATCAGCGCACGAACGGCTCCAGCAACGCGCGCAAGCGATGGCGATGGCTGAACCCAGCAGAGGTAAGGCTCAGGCGTCTCAGCCGCAGGATGAGGGCATCGGCGGTTTGGTGAAGGATTGGTTGCTGGGTAACGGTCGTCGGCAGGGCGCAATTGAAGCGATGGCGAAATCCACCATGCGCACGGTGGGCAATCAATTAGGGAAGCAGATTTTGCGCGGGATACTAGGAAGTATTACGAGACGGTAA
- a CDS encoding DUF2887 domain-containing protein produces the protein MKTDNLFYRIFHTLPTLALELAGVTVANPAGYDFRLCL, from the coding sequence ATGAAAACGGACAATCTGTTTTATCGAATCTTCCATACTTTGCCGACGCTGGCTTTGGAGCTGGCCGGCGTCACGGTCGCCAATCCTGCCGGTTACGATTTTCGCCTTTGCCTTTAG
- a CDS encoding Rpn family recombination-promoting nuclease/putative transposase, which translates to MPLAEVLDLIETILVYRLPKLTRQEIQAMLGFTHADLKKSVFYQEVFAEGHQEGRQEGRQEGRQEGRQEECVALILKLLQRHLGRLPAKHTRKIRRLPLATAESLAEALLDFQTVDDLAIWLDAQTDPASS; encoded by the coding sequence TTGCCTTTAGCCGAAGTGCTGGACCTCATCGAAACTATTCTGGTCTATCGTTTACCCAAGCTGACTCGACAGGAGATCCAAGCCATGCTCGGATTCACGCACGCTGATTTAAAGAAAAGCGTTTTTTATCAGGAAGTTTTTGCCGAAGGCCATCAAGAGGGCCGGCAGGAAGGTCGCCAAGAGGGCCGGCAGGAGGGCCGGCAGGAAGAATGTGTAGCATTAATTTTGAAGCTGCTACAACGCCATCTTGGCCGTTTGCCGGCCAAACACACCCGCAAGATCCGCCGTCTGCCACTGGCGACTGCCGAAAGTTTGGCGGAAGCCTTGCTCGACTTTCAGACGGTGGACGATCTGGCCATTTGGCTGGACGCTCAAACCGACCCAGCTTCTTCTTGA